A region from the Pseudomonas sp. KU26590 genome encodes:
- the cydX gene encoding cytochrome bd-I oxidase subunit CydX, whose amino-acid sequence MWYFAWILGVLLACSFGIINALWLEASDAAALESGRGR is encoded by the coding sequence ATGTGGTATTTCGCCTGGATTCTCGGCGTGTTGCTGGCCTGCAGCTTCGGCATCATCAACGCGCTGTGGCTGGAGGCCTCCGACGCCGCGGCGCTGGAGAGCGGCCGTGGCCGCTGA
- a CDS encoding cyd operon YbgE family protein — MAVPLSLVLLIHPASMLDANGHYSHSLLMLIMWGVAGGFVHGVGFELRAKAWRVMFHPLLAWALMALGYGMWLTARQWL; from the coding sequence ATGGCCGTGCCGCTGAGCCTGGTGCTGCTGATTCACCCGGCGTCGATGCTCGACGCCAACGGCCATTATTCCCACAGCCTGCTGATGCTGATCATGTGGGGCGTGGCCGGAGGATTCGTCCATGGTGTCGGTTTCGAGCTGCGGGCGAAGGCCTGGCGGGTGATGTTTCACCCGCTGCTGGCCTGGGCGCTAATGGCCTTGGGTTATGGAATGTGGCTGACGGCGCGTCAGTGGCTTTGA